CGTCCAGCCTGGCCGTCCGGTCACTCATTTTGGTCTGGAGTAGGGCCCGACCGTTCATGCGGTTTGTCCTTTCAGCGGATCGGCGAAGGCCGCTCGTTAGCCGGGTAAACTAGACGATACCACCATCCAGCGTAGACTTCCCGCGTAGAACCCGCCCTCAGTCTCGGAACCCGAACTGGTCACGCGCCCTCGCGGAGCTCCTCGTACTGATCGACGAACCGCGATTCGCAGGACTCACAGCAGAAGTAGTAGGTCTCCCCGTCCAGCGTCGCCGACGCTCCCTCGACGTCGACGGAGTTCCCGCACTCGGCGCACTCGGGGGCCAGTTCCGCGTCGCCGAGGCCCGGCGTCCACTCAGCGTCGACCAGGACGCGCACCTCGTACTCTCGGACGTCGTCCAGCAGGTCGTGGGTGCCGAGCAGCGCCGTCACGTCGCCGTCGGGCACCGTTGCGGTGAAGGTCACCCGGGCGTCGACGCTCCGGAAGACGTGTTCGACGGCGTCGACGCCGGCCAGCGCGTCCGCGACCTGCTCGGCGGCCGCGGGCTCGACGTCGAGCGCGACGAACACGTGGACGCCCTCGCGGAGCAGCGACCGGTCCAGTTCGAGCGTGAACCGCTCGATGAGCCCGCGTTCCCGGAGCCGGTCGATGCGGTCGGCGACCGCGGGCCCCGACAGGTCGACGGCGTCGCCAATCTCGCTGTAGGGGCGGCGGGCGTCTTCGAGCAGCAGGCGGAGGATCTCTCGGTCGGTGTCGTCGAGTCCCTCCATCAGGCGGTCGCCTCCCTGTCGGCGGTCCGGACGTGGATCAGGCCGGCGATCCGGTCCGGTAGCGCCACTTCCTCGCCGTCGACCTCAACGGTGACCATCCCGATAGGTGCGACGTCGACGACGGTCAGTTCGGTCCCGGGCGCGATGCCGCGCTCGGAGAGGTAGGCCAGTTCTTCGGGGTCGCGGTCGCTGACCCGCTCGACGACGAGGACGTCGCTGACCCCGTGCTCGCCGAGCGTGTCCGGCGGTTCCTCGTCGACCGGTTCGAGCGTCTCGCTGGGGATGGGATCCCCGTGTGGGTCGACCTTCGGGTCGTCCAGCGCCGCGGCGACGCGGCGCTCGAACTCCTCGCTGATGTGGTGTTCAAGCCGGTCGGCCTCGTCGTGAACTTCGGCCCAGTCGTAGCCGAGGTACTCCGTGAGATACGTCTCCAGCAGGCGGTGGTGCCGGATGACCTCGAGCGCGACCGTCTCGCCCTCGGGGCTCAGGCGCGCGCCGGCGTACTTCTCGCGCTCGACGAATCCCCGGTCCTCGAGCTTCTCCAGCGAGCTCGATGCCGTCGGCGGGGTGACGTCGAGCGCGTCGGCCAGCGCCGAGGTCGAGACGGGCCCCTCCTCGTCGCGCTGGAGCCGGTAGAGGGCCTTGAGGTAGTCCTCCATCGTCGCGCTCAGCATCACCACTAGTTTGCGCCATGGGACGCAAAAGGCTATCCCTCCGCCTCGTCCTCGGCCGTCCAGTCGTCGCCCCGGCCGGTCAGGAGCCACAGCACGGCGTACCCGACGACCCCGACGACGAACAGCGTCGCCGGGATCAGGAAGGGGCCGAACGTCTCGACCAGCCGCGCCAGGACCTGCATGTTTCGACCTAGCGCGAGGAGCGACAAAAGTCCGTCTGCGAGGGGCCCGCAGCCCCACTGGCCGCGGCCCGTCGCCAGCGATGCCACGGTTTATGTCGGAACGGGACAGACACGCGAGCGTGTACCGGAACGGGCACCTCGGGGCGGCGCTACTGCTGTACGCGCCGGTGGGGTTCGCGACGATCGTGGCGGGCCACCAGGCGCTCGCGCTCGTCGGCGGCGCCGTCGTCGTCTCGCTGGCGACGCTGCCGGACTGCGACCACCGACTGCCGTTCGTCGAGCACCGCGGTCCGACGCACACGCTGGCGTTCGCGGGGCTGATCGGCGCCGGCGTCGGCGCGGCCGGCCACCTCGCTGCCGGCGTCGTTCCCGGCTACGACGCCGCGGCGCTGTCCGGGTTCGGCTTCGCCGCCGGTGCGCTGGCCGTCCTCTCCCACCTGCTGGCCGACGCGCTGACGCCAATGGGAATCACGCCGTTCTGGCCGCTCTCGAAGCGGTGGTTCTCGGCCTCTATCGTCCGGGCGGACAACTGGCTGGTCAACCAGTTGCTGCTCGGACTGGGGCTGGCCGCGGTCGGCGCGGTGATCGTCCTGGCGCGATAGCCGGCCCTAGACGAGGTCCTGCTCGGCGAGTTCGTCCATGACGTCGTCGACGAAGGCGTCGACGTCGTCGTAGGGGAAGTCCCCGGAGAGCTTCGTGTTCAGCTCCATCGCGGTCATCGAGAACTCGCCCGACTCGAACGTCGTCGAGGGGCCGTTCGGGAGCGCCGGCACGAGATCCATCGGGCTGGAGACGGGGTAGTCGGCGTCCTCGAAGGCGTCGACGAACTGCTCTCTGAGCTCCGCTCGGTCGACCATACGCACCGTTCGCCGACCGCCACAAAAAAGGGTTCGGAGGGGCCTCGCTAGCGCTCGCCCTCGCGGCTCGCGTGTCGCTCCTCACGTCGCTCCCGCTCGCACATTCCGAGATTCTTCCCGTCGGTCAGAACCTCGCGTCAGTCGTCGGCGGCGACCGCCTCTCCGTGGCTGACCTCCGTCCCGAGGAGGTCGAGGAACTCGGCGATCCACTCGGAGTGGTCGGGCCACGCCTGCCCGGTGACGAGGTTGCCGTCTCGCGTGACCTCGTCGACCCACGAGCAGCCGGCGGCCTCGCACTCGGCGCGGACGGCCGGGTAGGCGGTCATCTCGTAGCCGTCGAGGACGTCCGCTGCCGCGAGGATCTGCGGCCCGTGACACAGCGCCGCCACGGGCTTGTCCTCCTCGAAGAAGTGTCGGACCGCGTCGAGCACCTCGTCGTAGGTCCGGAGGTACTCCGGCGCCCGGCCGCCGGGGACGACGAGCGCGTCGTACTCCGCCGGGTCCACGTCGTCCATGGTCGCGTTCAGCTCGAAGTCGTGTCCTCGCTCCTCCACGTAGGTCTGGTCCCCGCGGAAGTCGTGGATGGCGGTCTTGATCGAGTCGCCCGCCTCCTTCTCGGGGCACACCGCATCGACGTCGTGCCCGACCGCTTGCAGCGCCTGAAACGGCACCATTATCTCGTAGTCCTCGCCGAAGTCGCCGACGATCATGAGTATGTCCTTGCCCATTGGGAACACCGCGCGTAGCGCGCGTCGGGAGCTACGTCGCCTGCCACGATAAAATAGACGGTCAGTTGATGAGTCGGCCGACGTCGGCCAGGGAGTCGAGGACGTGGTCGGGGGAGACGTCGCTGGCCTCGACGTCCGCCCTGTTGGTGACGCCGGTCAGCACGACGGCCGTCTCCATGCCCGCCCGCTCACCCATGGCGATGTCGGTGTCCAGTCGGTCGCCGACGACGAGGACGTCCTCGGCGGGGACGTCGAGTCGCTCCAGCGCCGCCGCGAGCGCCTCCTCCGAGGGCTTGCCCAGCACGCGGTCAGGCTCCCGCTCCAGCACGCCGGCGACGGCGTTGATGACGGCGCCGGACCCGGGGATGGGCTTGCCCTCGCTGCCCGGGAAGGTCCGGTCGGGGTCGGTGCCGAGCAGTACGGTCCCGTGACCGTCGGCGACCCGGAGCGCGTCGACCAGGTCGTCGTAGCCGAACTCGGGCGTCCACGAGGCCAACAGGACGTCGGCCGACTCGGGCTCGTCGGTCAGCGCTACGCCCGCCGTCCGGAGCATGTCGCCCAGCGCGTCGGTCCCCACCAGGAAGAGCTCGTCGTCGGCGTGACGCTCGACCAGGTACTCGCGTGTCACGTCGGCCGACGAGACGGCCTCGCCGTGGCGGACGTCCAGCCCCATTCCCCGGAGCCGTTCGACGTAGTCCTCGCCGTCGTAGATCGGGTTGTTCGAGAAGAACAGCAGCGACGCGCCCGCGGCCCGCAGCGCGTCGATGCCCTCGCTCGCCCCCGACAGCGGTTCGTCGCCGTGGTACACCGTCCCGTCGAGATCGACGATCGCGGCCTCGACCATCGGACCCGGTTACGGGCCGCCCGGGGTTATACCTCCCCGTCTCGGCGACGCCCCGCGGCCGTCGAGCGGACCGGTCCCGGCGGCCCGATCCGGATCCGGACGCCGGGACTGTAGTGATAGAGCGGGTCACCGCCGGTCTCGATTCCCTCCGCCGACAG
This genomic interval from Halomicrobium urmianum contains the following:
- a CDS encoding MTH865 family protein, translating into MVDRAELREQFVDAFEDADYPVSSPMDLVPALPNGPSTTFESGEFSMTAMELNTKLSGDFPYDDVDAFVDDVMDELAEQDLV
- a CDS encoding metal-dependent hydrolase, giving the protein MYRNGHLGAALLLYAPVGFATIVAGHQALALVGGAVVVSLATLPDCDHRLPFVEHRGPTHTLAFAGLIGAGVGAAGHLAAGVVPGYDAAALSGFGFAAGALAVLSHLLADALTPMGITPFWPLSKRWFSASIVRADNWLVNQLLLGLGLAAVGAVIVLAR
- a CDS encoding HAD-IIA family hydrolase, with amino-acid sequence MVEAAIVDLDGTVYHGDEPLSGASEGIDALRAAGASLLFFSNNPIYDGEDYVERLRGMGLDVRHGEAVSSADVTREYLVERHADDELFLVGTDALGDMLRTAGVALTDEPESADVLLASWTPEFGYDDLVDALRVADGHGTVLLGTDPDRTFPGSEGKPIPGSGAVINAVAGVLEREPDRVLGKPSEEALAAALERLDVPAEDVLVVGDRLDTDIAMGERAGMETAVVLTGVTNRADVEASDVSPDHVLDSLADVGRLIN
- a CDS encoding metal-dependent transcriptional regulator — its product is MLSATMEDYLKALYRLQRDEEGPVSTSALADALDVTPPTASSSLEKLEDRGFVEREKYAGARLSPEGETVALEVIRHHRLLETYLTEYLGYDWAEVHDEADRLEHHISEEFERRVAAALDDPKVDPHGDPIPSETLEPVDEEPPDTLGEHGVSDVLVVERVSDRDPEELAYLSERGIAPGTELTVVDVAPIGMVTVEVDGEEVALPDRIAGLIHVRTADREATA
- a CDS encoding DJ-1/PfpI family protein, with amino-acid sequence MGKDILMIVGDFGEDYEIMVPFQALQAVGHDVDAVCPEKEAGDSIKTAIHDFRGDQTYVEERGHDFELNATMDDVDPAEYDALVVPGGRAPEYLRTYDEVLDAVRHFFEEDKPVAALCHGPQILAAADVLDGYEMTAYPAVRAECEAAGCSWVDEVTRDGNLVTGQAWPDHSEWIAEFLDLLGTEVSHGEAVAADD
- a CDS encoding AsnC family transcriptional regulator gives rise to the protein MEGLDDTDREILRLLLEDARRPYSEIGDAVDLSGPAVADRIDRLRERGLIERFTLELDRSLLREGVHVFVALDVEPAAAEQVADALAGVDAVEHVFRSVDARVTFTATVPDGDVTALLGTHDLLDDVREYEVRVLVDAEWTPGLGDAELAPECAECGNSVDVEGASATLDGETYYFCCESCESRFVDQYEELREGA